The genomic DNA AGACGGAAATATCCTAGGCCAAACTACCTTTCGATAGAAGTCAACCATACCATCCATACCATATTGGAAAACATTTGAGGTTACTGGACTTTTGCACAGTAAACTTTacccactgaccatactgactggacactcgatttcgttttctggataatttttccagaaaaaaaaaacaaaaaaaaatcatttttccaacagtacgcaatgtcgattccagagtgcgcatcgatcgatttgaagaaatgctatcccagttaggaaatgccacccaactttaaaaataaaacacgcaatttctacgataaaatcgggctaagcaggaccatttttcctacagggcattttttgtcaaatttttcaggttcgccacctgccgtcggtattgcgaacctgcaaaagctgacaacaaaaaattagacagaaaatggttgaatttttgttctaagagtcaagtcagtgtggtcagtgctttACCGTTCTAGTTTCTTTCTACCCGGGTACTCACCTCCAGTCCCAGCATTTCCGTCGTCTCTCGCACCAAAACACTGAGCGTTTCCTTTTGCGTTTTCGGGTGCCGATCGAAGATATTTACCAAGTTGGACACGTTTAAACACAACCTGCAGATGCGACCGAAATCGGAACGCGCCGGACGATTCATGGTTCCGGGAAATGAAGGAAATGATTCCAAATTGAACAGTTTTCTTTCATCGACTTGAAATGCGAAACCCACGCGTGGCGCGTTTTGTTTTGAACTGATCATGCTGTCAGTTTAGAAGCTCTCAAAAATCAGCTGTTTGGAAATGAATTGAGAGAATGAATTTATATACGATAACGGTTCTCGCAACAGTTGTTGAATTTCTTTAGCTTCTCTCCCGGCTAGCAATGGGGGAGGAAACACAAATCACTAACATTCATAAAATTACgccacaaaacaaaaccaaattaaaatatgttgCTTATAAACTAAATTCTCATGATTTTATTGCATGCCTATTCCTCTATCGCATGCTGGACTCTCCTTCTTCCTTGCTCTAATATAATTTCATCGTTTTCTTCTTCCTCTCTGCCtcgctcttcttcttcttctctgcctcgctcttcttcttcttctctgcctcgctcttcttcttcttcttctccgcCGCGCTCTTCTTTCTCTTCTTATTCTCCTTTTAATCTCGCTTCTGTCCTTCTTCTTTCTGCCTCTTCTTCTTACAAGATCTAGCACTTACTTCTTTTTTCTCGTTCTTACTCTTTGCAGCGACCTCCTACGTCATCAGATGACCAAAGCGGATTTGAGCACCACTGGAAGAGGGCGATCGCCTTCCAATCCGGGAACCGGCGCTGTCGCTGAAGAGTCTCGATGGTCCAGTCCAGCTCTCTCGACGCTTGGCCTCAGCTCCTCAGAAAAGCCCTTAAATAAACACATCGAATCAGCAACATACTTCTTCTCACTCACCATATCCGCACTCACCCAATCTGGGGCCTGAGAATAGCAACTTCTGGGCGGCTTGGTCGATGCCGAACTTGGCTGTCCCAATCTGATGCAAAAGCAAAACATTAGCCATTTGGTATTCCCTCAGAGATGCTTCACTTACCGGTTCTTCTTGACTGCGTCCGAACCGTTGAATTTCAGTGGGTGGTTTCACGTCGCAACGTTTCGTTGAGTGATGTCCGCTCTCTAGAATAAGGCTTTGGCTTAGCTTGTTTTCCTCCAATGTTTATCTTGTTATATTTACCCGAATAGCTCCGTCTCTGGCAAATTGGCCTCTCACGGCGGGAGGTGTCGGCCCCCTCACGTCCAGCGGATCCTGTCCCGACTTTTCTGTCGGCTTTTCCCGGGTTCGCTTCCAGCGTTCTGCGTGCGACTGTGGGAGGAAAATTGGTGAGTCGGATGGTGTCGAATTTGTTCGGCAGCTTTTCCGGCAAATTTCTGCTACTGACCTGGCGTTCGTTGATTGGTGAGTCCCGTGGCAGCTTCTCAACGGGCCAACATCGGCAAACGGCAGAACCAACCGGAACAACTCGCGGGAAGAAAAAAACGCGATGGCGACCGGCAGAGTAAAAGTGATGTTGTATTTTCCGCACTGTTTATCAACACTTTCGTTAGGATCTGTTTACCTTATTTTGGTCATAACAGAGCTAGGCGATATTGCACATGCACTGAGAAAAAACGATCGcaacaaataacaaaatatacaTATGTTACACAACCCCATTGTCAcgaaaaaatttttcatgagcGACGGCTAGGAgctcatgaaaaatttataaaaaaaaaacttctagcATTACAGGAAGCTGACTAGAGACGCACATGGAGACGAAGATGGAGCAGACCTCCGCACGGAAAACAACGTGCACCACAAATCAGTAATTACGCAGGCCTATAGCCCGCCAGATCTTCAATACATTGTTACTCCAACACTACACAGCAAAACATCACAATACGCCAACCAGGTTTGGCAGCCAGCAGGTCTCTAAGTGCGCTTAATCTCTAAATCTAAATCACGTGACAATGGTACATTAAAATAAGAtcaaaaaccgttaaaaacAAAGGGCTTAGatctaacaaattaaaaagaataataaataacGAGCAGGTAGTACGTTCAACTTATGACTAAcattgaacaaattaaaatcagtCTTGTTTTGGATGTTTATCGTTACAGTGCGCTGAGTAAGGAAGCATTACCAACCAACCTCGCCATGAGCCCAGAGTAGGAGTTTTACCGCGCTCCCAattcgcgttgcttttgattgGTGATTTCATGGCGATCCCCAGATTACACTGTAACATATTGACAATACGACATAGATTACGTTTAAAATGACACGAATGGGTACGAAGACACTAGTACGGTATGCTCACCAGCTTGGCTCGATTTTTCACGATCGGCTAACGGATTTCAATAGTTTTGGAGGATGTCAACAGGATTGGAGTTTCACTGGATGTTCATAGCTGTTTTGCTCAGTTTGTCTCGATCTGGCAACGGCGTATTAGCGCGTGGCATAATACGACCAGTTTCTCTCGCTCTGGCAAACGGGAGAGCCTGTGGGCTGTGATGATTTGTCTGGTTTGTCACGATCCAGTAACGGCGTGCTAGCGCGCTTGAGCACGGTAAGTTTCTCTCGGTCTTACTAACGGCAAGCCTTTAGGGAGGCCTATGGTGGCATTGTTGTCGAATCAAGTGGTCGTTGAGTGTGCAACTGTGCACTTGTTGACGCTCAAACGATGCTTGGCGAAATTTCGCCGTGATGGACTAGATCGGATGTTGGTTTGCGTTGTCCAAACTTTGACCTCCTTTTACTGAGGAGCTTGTCTCAGTATCTTCGTTAAACACCTTTCAGCTCTCGGATTTCTCCTGCGTTGTCGGGGTTTACATGCTGCGTAGACTCGTCGAGGTGTTGAGCAGCGAATGATGCGTACTTCCGGAACGAGGAGGCCTCAACCCATTCTACGGTGACGCTGACTCGCTCTAATCGGGTTCGGTGTCTCTTTTGGTTGGTGGATTTTGGTTTCCGCTATGCGTGTTTTTGTGATCATTGGTCTGTCTTTGTTGACTACCAGTGGTAATGGTCATAGCCGGAGTGATACGAGGCGATGGCAAGAAATGAACTTGCTAACAGCACTCGTAGGTGGCTCGATTTTCGATGACTGGAAGAATGTTCTTCTCCAAACCAAATCACCCACCTTGAAGTTGATTGTTCTTGTTCGAAGGTTATAACGCTGCTGGTTCTTTTCG from Uranotaenia lowii strain MFRU-FL unplaced genomic scaffold, ASM2978415v1 HiC_scaffold_875, whole genome shotgun sequence includes the following:
- the LOC129760949 gene encoding uncharacterized protein LOC129760949 isoform X4, with product MLQCNLGIAMKSPIKSNANWERGKTPTLGSWRVRKIQHHFYSAGRHRVFFFPRVVPVGSAVCRCWPVEKLPRDSPINERQVSSRNLPEKLPNKFDTIRLTNFPPTVARRTLEANPGKADRKVGTGSAGREGADTSRRERPICQRRSYSESGHHSTKRCDVKPPTEIQRFGRSQEEPIGTAKFGIDQAAQKLLFSGPRLGLF
- the LOC129760949 gene encoding uncharacterized protein LOC129760949 isoform X2, with amino-acid sequence MLQCNLGIAMKSPIKSNANWERGKTPTLGSWRVRKIQHHFYSAGRHRVFFFPRVVPVGSAVCRCWPVEKLPRDSPINERQVSSRNLPEKLPNKFDTIRLTNFPPTVARRTLEANPGKADRKVGTGSAGREGADTSRRERPICQRRSYSESGHHSTKRCDVKPPTEIQRFGRSQEEPVSEASLREYQMANVLLLHQIGTAKFGIDQAAQKLLFSGPRLGLF
- the LOC129760949 gene encoding uncharacterized protein LOC129760949 isoform X3, translating into MLQCNLGIAMKSPIKSNANWERGKTPTLGSWRVRKIQHHFYSAGRHRVFFFPRVVPVGSAVCRCWPVEKLPRDSPINERQVSSRNLPEKLPNKFDTIRLTNFPPTVARRTLEANPGKADRKVGTGSAGREGADTSRRERPICQRRSYSESGHHSTKRCDVKPPTEIQRFGRSQEEPIGTAKFGIDQAAQKLLFSGPRLGECGYGE
- the LOC129760949 gene encoding uncharacterized protein LOC129760949 isoform X1 is translated as MLQCNLGIAMKSPIKSNANWERGKTPTLGSWRVRKIQHHFYSAGRHRVFFFPRVVPVGSAVCRCWPVEKLPRDSPINERQVSSRNLPEKLPNKFDTIRLTNFPPTVARRTLEANPGKADRKVGTGSAGREGADTSRRERPICQRRSYSESGHHSTKRCDVKPPTEIQRFGRSQEEPVSEASLREYQMANVLLLHQIGTAKFGIDQAAQKLLFSGPRLGECGYGE